One genomic segment of Peribacillus sp. FSL H8-0477 includes these proteins:
- a CDS encoding YtxH domain-containing protein: MSKQMTTDNESSSKLIKGIIIGGIVGGALMLLDSTTRRKVTETAVDLKDSSVDMFTQVKENPTELKDQMVDRFKAASETLKEAISDAQDLYATVNENIFGKVNEVKEISTEALSSAKEVTGELKGLTSKVAEAGSQLTETAQTNDANTSTYEPSSSKL, translated from the coding sequence ATGTCAAAACAAATGACTACAGATAATGAAAGCAGCAGCAAGTTAATAAAAGGGATTATTATCGGAGGTATAGTTGGCGGAGCTTTGATGCTTCTTGATTCAACGACTCGTAGAAAAGTCACTGAAACAGCAGTGGATTTGAAAGATTCATCAGTCGATATGTTCACACAAGTCAAAGAAAACCCAACTGAACTTAAAGACCAAATGGTTGATCGCTTTAAAGCAGCTTCAGAAACCTTGAAAGAAGCAATTAGTGATGCTCAAGATTTATATGCTACAGTCAACGAGAATATTTTTGGTAAAGTAAACGAAGTAAAAGAAATTTCTACAGAAGCCCTATCCAGCGCAAAAGAAGTAACCGGAGAACTCAAAGGCCTTACTAGTAAAGTAGCTGAAGCTGGTTCACAACTAACTGAAACTGCACAAACAAATGACGCTAACACAAGCACCTATGAACCCTCTTCTTCAAAATTATAA
- a CDS encoding MarR family winged helix-turn-helix transcriptional regulator: protein MNKDQVTELIHRYTKVSFIVNRMAESLIKDQLSDALTNGQFYMLRYIQEQGTCTSSNLAEAFFVNKSAITAIISRLKDKGLINRVRNEDDRRVVYLTLSEKGQKLFTETETRIHLLLENFITEFNEDEISAFITTYEKLSEILVDLKQNQQEELE, encoded by the coding sequence TTGAACAAAGATCAAGTTACTGAGTTAATTCATCGCTATACAAAGGTGTCTTTTATTGTAAATAGGATGGCTGAGTCGCTGATTAAGGATCAATTATCAGACGCTTTGACAAATGGCCAATTCTATATGCTGAGGTACATACAGGAGCAGGGAACGTGTACATCTTCCAATCTTGCTGAAGCTTTTTTTGTTAATAAAAGTGCCATTACGGCAATTATTTCTCGTCTTAAGGATAAAGGGTTAATAAACCGGGTCCGAAATGAGGATGATCGAAGGGTGGTCTATCTGACTCTTTCGGAGAAGGGGCAGAAATTATTTACGGAAACAGAAACGAGGATTCATCTGCTGTTAGAAAACTTTATAACCGAATTTAATGAAGATGAGATATCAGCCTTTATCACCACTTACGAAAAACTTTCAGAGATACTGGTGGATCTAAAACAAAATCAACAGGAGGAATTAGAATGA
- a CDS encoding MMPL family transporter, with translation MRGIVKGKWVILLAWIVIVAGLLLTAPGMADLVREKGNLDVPEGYSSSLAADLLNDIQKEGDSSAALVFTSEKKLSDTDMLEIEQGIQALEKDQTKLGIAGITTHFNEPALKDQLVSKDGKTVLVSLTMNMKDREPKQVLAALYDRIEDNKVEHYYTGDWIISEDLNTNSQEGLKKTEGITVVFILVVLLLVFRSVVTPIIPLITVGFSYLASQSVVAFLVDRFDFPISSYTQIFLVAVLFGIGTDYCILLLSRYKEELSKQESILEAIVETYRTGGKTVFYSGLAVMIGFAAIGFSTFKLYQSAAAVAIGVAFLLLALYTVVPFFMAVFGMKLFWPSKGKLEHKESRFWGFLGTFALNRPVIALTFVAVICVPFLLTYDGEVSYNSLEEAGDDVPSIMAFNIIAESFGPGQSMPTQIVIDNDEKMNSEEYIGLAEKISESLSKVDGVDTVRSVTRPTGEPIKELFVPNQAATLGEGIGKGNEGIEEISNGLKTAGSELSKSSPQLKQATGGIDSLIKGTDELKGGVGQVQTGLGKIEQGIRDGSMGSREINKGLKEINTNLRELAAGTTQLAKGYREAASGLGTIRKEYDGIQSNLTTMAKSLSRLDSAFKGLENSNPNLLTDGNYQTIKQTVQGVESGLVPVAAGMKELNKNLAVIQGGLGTANKHLAAIASGQPKLADGIEKLITGVSELQTGLNAAANGQNQIIGNLSSFEGGLDSINNGQQKLLSGFSGLDGQMNELSNGLTKSSKGLDQVHDGLNSTESYLSGLAAVEDSIAGVHIPKELLESDDFAQVLDTYLPGDHKIMTLDVIFKNNPYSNDAINKIDELEAAIKQATLDTKLEHAEVAIGGTTSTYHDLGNLSDADFSRTVLLMLSGIAIILFLMLRSLVMPIYLILSLILTYYTAASITELIYVDLLGYDGIGWAVPFFAFVILIALGIDYSIFLMDRFNEFKEQPVREAMLLAMRKMGTVIISAAIILGGTFAAMMPAGVLSLLQIATLILIGLVLYALLILPLFIPVMANLFGRANWWPFVNHKR, from the coding sequence ATGAGGGGAATCGTAAAAGGAAAATGGGTCATTTTACTTGCTTGGATTGTCATTGTCGCTGGATTACTGCTTACGGCCCCAGGGATGGCTGATTTAGTCCGTGAAAAGGGGAATCTTGATGTTCCCGAGGGCTATTCCTCTTCTCTAGCTGCTGATTTGCTGAATGACATTCAGAAAGAAGGGGACTCTTCAGCAGCGCTTGTCTTCACAAGCGAAAAGAAATTATCTGATACTGATATGTTGGAAATTGAGCAGGGGATACAAGCGCTTGAAAAGGATCAAACCAAGTTAGGAATTGCAGGAATTACAACTCACTTTAATGAGCCTGCCTTAAAAGATCAGCTGGTTTCAAAAGACGGAAAAACCGTGTTGGTTTCCCTGACTATGAATATGAAAGATCGTGAACCAAAGCAAGTGTTAGCAGCTCTATACGACAGGATTGAAGATAATAAAGTGGAACATTACTATACAGGCGACTGGATCATTTCTGAAGACTTGAACACAAACTCGCAGGAGGGGTTAAAGAAAACAGAGGGAATAACGGTTGTATTTATTCTTGTCGTGCTCCTGTTGGTATTCCGCTCAGTGGTTACGCCTATTATTCCGCTGATTACCGTGGGCTTCAGCTACTTAGCTTCTCAGTCAGTGGTAGCGTTCTTAGTCGATCGTTTTGATTTTCCCATATCCTCTTATACGCAAATCTTCTTAGTTGCTGTGTTATTTGGAATTGGGACGGATTATTGTATCTTACTTTTAAGCCGTTATAAGGAAGAACTATCAAAGCAAGAATCCATTTTAGAAGCCATTGTAGAAACCTATCGTACTGGCGGAAAAACCGTATTCTATAGCGGCCTAGCTGTTATGATCGGGTTTGCAGCGATTGGTTTTTCCACATTTAAATTGTATCAATCGGCAGCAGCCGTAGCAATCGGTGTTGCATTCCTCTTATTAGCGCTTTATACAGTGGTCCCGTTCTTTATGGCTGTGTTCGGTATGAAGCTGTTTTGGCCGTCTAAAGGAAAGCTCGAACATAAGGAAAGTCGTTTCTGGGGATTTCTCGGTACCTTTGCGCTCAATCGACCAGTCATTGCCTTAACGTTTGTCGCAGTCATCTGCGTTCCTTTTTTGTTGACTTATGATGGAGAGGTTTCTTATAACTCTCTAGAGGAGGCAGGCGATGATGTCCCGTCCATTATGGCTTTCAATATCATTGCAGAAAGTTTCGGGCCTGGTCAATCGATGCCCACTCAAATTGTCATTGATAATGATGAGAAAATGAATTCTGAAGAATATATTGGCTTGGCTGAAAAAATCAGTGAGTCATTGAGTAAAGTGGATGGTGTAGATACTGTACGTTCAGTAACCAGACCTACAGGTGAGCCAATCAAGGAATTATTTGTTCCTAATCAAGCGGCAACGCTAGGGGAGGGAATCGGCAAAGGAAATGAAGGAATTGAAGAAATCAGCAATGGTCTTAAGACAGCAGGAAGTGAACTATCGAAATCGAGTCCGCAGCTTAAGCAAGCAACGGGTGGTATTGACAGCCTGATAAAGGGCACTGATGAGTTGAAAGGCGGCGTCGGTCAGGTTCAAACAGGTTTAGGGAAAATCGAGCAGGGAATACGTGACGGCTCAATGGGCTCTAGAGAAATTAATAAAGGTCTTAAGGAAATAAATACGAATCTCCGTGAGTTGGCTGCAGGAACAACTCAATTAGCAAAGGGGTACCGTGAAGCAGCTTCAGGCTTAGGAACGATTAGAAAAGAATACGATGGGATTCAGAGTAATCTAACCACGATGGCTAAGTCACTCAGCAGGTTAGATTCAGCTTTTAAGGGCCTCGAAAACAGTAATCCGAATCTGTTAACTGATGGTAACTACCAAACGATTAAACAAACTGTTCAAGGGGTTGAATCCGGATTGGTTCCAGTAGCAGCTGGAATGAAGGAGTTGAATAAAAACCTGGCTGTTATACAAGGAGGGCTTGGTACAGCCAATAAACACTTAGCAGCTATTGCAAGCGGTCAACCGAAATTGGCTGATGGGATTGAAAAGTTGATTACCGGCGTTAGTGAATTGCAAACAGGTTTAAATGCAGCAGCTAATGGTCAAAATCAGATTATCGGTAACCTATCTTCGTTCGAAGGAGGGCTCGATAGCATTAATAATGGACAGCAGAAGCTTTTATCTGGTTTTTCCGGTCTTGATGGTCAAATGAATGAACTATCAAATGGATTGACGAAAAGCTCTAAAGGGCTTGATCAAGTGCATGATGGTTTGAATTCAACCGAAAGCTACTTATCTGGTCTTGCAGCGGTTGAAGATAGTATAGCAGGGGTTCATATTCCAAAAGAACTTTTAGAAAGTGATGATTTTGCACAGGTTTTGGACACCTATCTGCCTGGAGATCATAAAATCATGACGCTCGATGTGATTTTTAAGAACAATCCGTATTCAAATGATGCGATTAATAAAATTGATGAACTCGAAGCCGCGATTAAACAAGCAACATTGGATACTAAGCTTGAACATGCCGAAGTAGCAATTGGCGGGACAACGAGTACGTACCATGACCTAGGGAATCTATCGGACGCTGATTTTTCACGTACAGTCCTTTTAATGCTGTCAGGTATTGCCATTATTTTGTTTCTGATGCTGCGCTCATTGGTCATGCCGATTTACTTGATTTTATCATTAATTTTGACATACTATACAGCGGCCTCTATCACAGAATTAATATATGTTGATCTACTCGGTTATGATGGAATCGGCTGGGCAGTACCATTTTTTGCTTTCGTCATTCTTATCGCGTTAGGAATTGATTACAGCATCTTCCTAATGGATCGCTTTAATGAATTTAAAGAACAGCCAGTAAGAGAAGCCATGCTGCTCGCTATGCGGAAGATGGGAACGGTCATTATCTCAGCAGCCATTATCCTTGGCGGAACGTTCGCTGCTATGATGCCTGCAGGCGTGCTATCATTACTGCAGATTGCGACCTTAATTCTGATTGGTCTCGTTTTATATGCACTTCTTATTCTGCCTCTCTTTATCCCTGTGATGGCTAACTTATTTGGCAGAGCCAACTGGTGGCCGTTTGTGAATCATAAACGGTAG
- a CDS encoding 2,3-dihydro-2,3-dihydroxybenzoate dehydrogenase codes for MYEQEFKGKVALVTGGAQGIGGTVVQTLAKLGVVVAAVDFQAEKLQKHVDALKSEGLDVYAFPADVSDSSAIDRMVDTVEREIGPIELLVNVAGVLTPGLIESCSDLNWERTFAVNSTGVFNVCRSVSKHMVSRKNGSIVTVGSNAASVPRISLAAYAASKAAATMFTKCLGLELAQYNIRCNIVAPGSTDTEMQWSLWDGNDGARTVIDGIPEVFKVGIPLKKIAEPSNIVDAILFFLSDQSNHITMSNLCVDGGATLGA; via the coding sequence ATGTACGAACAGGAGTTTAAGGGAAAAGTTGCGCTGGTCACAGGAGGAGCGCAAGGCATTGGAGGTACAGTGGTTCAAACCTTAGCGAAACTTGGTGTTGTTGTAGCGGCGGTTGATTTTCAAGCTGAAAAGTTACAGAAGCATGTAGATGCTTTGAAGTCTGAAGGGTTAGACGTTTATGCGTTTCCAGCAGATGTAAGTGATAGCTCGGCTATTGATAGAATGGTTGATACTGTTGAGCGGGAGATCGGTCCAATAGAATTATTGGTAAATGTAGCCGGTGTACTTACCCCAGGATTAATAGAGTCATGCAGCGATCTTAATTGGGAAAGGACGTTTGCTGTCAATTCTACCGGCGTTTTCAATGTTTGTCGTTCCGTCAGTAAACATATGGTTTCGAGGAAAAATGGATCCATTGTGACAGTAGGTTCCAACGCGGCAAGTGTTCCAAGAATTTCTTTAGCTGCTTATGCGGCATCTAAGGCAGCTGCGACTATGTTTACTAAGTGCTTAGGTTTAGAGTTAGCGCAATATAATATTCGCTGTAACATCGTTGCCCCTGGTTCGACGGATACAGAAATGCAATGGTCTTTATGGGATGGCAATGATGGAGCGAGAACGGTAATAGATGGTATTCCTGAAGTTTTCAAGGTGGGAATTCCGCTGAAAAAAATCGCTGAACCTTCTAATATAGTAGATGCGATTCTTTTCTTCCTATCGGATCAATCAAATCATATTACCATGAGCAATCTCTGTGTGGATGGGGGAGCAACCCTAGGCGCTTAA
- the dhbC gene encoding isochorismate synthase DhbC, whose protein sequence is MKQEPSSVVLEKPMLNDYQVGDFFLSSPNQTILGKGSMTTVPINEEQDNQMEGLIDRVAAALLYAKEQGHSNPIVTGAIPFDYKKPAHLHVPQTVQMSASLQEYEVGKTVETDSPPVYEIQFVPDPAQYIEGVEKGLAQIASGHLDKIVLARSLHLTSSANVEIHQLLQNLAAQNTKGYTFAVDLNKKGKFIRDHSLIGASPELLVSRTGLRVVANPLAGSRPRSDDPVEDQRRSKELLSSSKDLHEHAVVVNAVAEALRPFMKHIEVPDSPSLISTETMWHLSTKVKGELAHSETSALELAIALHPTPAVCGSPAERARESILDIESFDRGFFTGMVGWCNALGDGEWIVTIRCAEVEENELRLFAGAGVVGESKPEEELAETTAKLQTMLRAMGITKLSK, encoded by the coding sequence ATGAAACAGGAACCTAGCTCTGTCGTTTTGGAAAAACCAATGTTGAATGATTACCAAGTTGGTGACTTCTTTCTATCAAGTCCGAACCAAACCATATTAGGAAAAGGTTCCATGACCACTGTTCCAATAAATGAGGAACAGGATAATCAAATGGAAGGACTCATTGATCGAGTTGCCGCGGCATTGCTTTATGCAAAAGAGCAAGGACATAGTAATCCAATCGTCACAGGGGCAATACCCTTTGATTATAAAAAGCCAGCTCATCTGCATGTACCGCAGACGGTACAAATGTCTGCCAGTTTACAAGAATATGAGGTTGGCAAGACAGTAGAAACAGATAGTCCTCCTGTATACGAAATACAATTCGTTCCCGATCCTGCTCAATATATAGAAGGTGTGGAGAAAGGGCTGGCTCAGATAGCCAGTGGTCATCTAGACAAAATTGTACTGGCTAGGTCTCTGCATCTTACTTCATCTGCAAATGTAGAGATTCATCAGCTTCTTCAAAATCTAGCTGCTCAAAACACAAAAGGGTATACATTCGCTGTTGATTTAAACAAAAAAGGAAAATTCATTCGTGACCATTCATTAATTGGAGCTAGTCCAGAATTACTTGTTTCAAGGACTGGATTACGTGTTGTCGCGAATCCCTTGGCAGGCTCTAGGCCGCGAAGTGACGATCCAGTAGAAGATCAAAGACGGTCGAAGGAACTGCTTTCGTCTTCAAAAGATTTACATGAACATGCTGTCGTAGTAAATGCAGTTGCGGAAGCACTTCGACCGTTCATGAAACACATAGAAGTACCTGACAGTCCATCATTAATAAGTACAGAGACGATGTGGCATCTTTCAACAAAAGTGAAGGGGGAACTTGCCCATTCGGAGACTTCTGCTTTAGAACTTGCGATTGCCCTTCATCCGACACCGGCCGTATGCGGTTCACCGGCGGAACGAGCAAGGGAATCCATTTTGGACATCGAATCCTTCGACCGTGGTTTCTTTACGGGAATGGTTGGATGGTGTAATGCCCTAGGAGATGGTGAATGGATCGTTACGATTCGATGTGCAGAGGTTGAAGAAAACGAACTTCGTTTGTTTGCAGGGGCAGGAGTAGTCGGGGAATCAAAACCGGAAGAAGAACTGGCTGAAACGACGGCTAAACTTCAAACCATGCTTCGCGCAATGGGAATTACAAAGCTATCAAAGTAA
- a CDS encoding (2,3-dihydroxybenzoyl)adenylate synthase — translation MLNGFTSWPKNMADLYRKEGCWKGETFGSMLRERAEMYGSRIALTGGDRVLTYAELDIQVDRLAAGFQQLGIKKMDRVVIQLPNIVEFFEVCFALFRIGALPVYALPSHRSNEIDYFCEFTEAVAYIIPDKHNGFDYRTLARGAQGKSDTLLNVIVAGEPEEFICLERLYGEPADLMETNVQPSDVAFLQLSGGSTGLSKLIPRTHDDYIYSLRLSADICGINQDSIYLAALPIAHNFPMSSPGTLGTLYGGGQVVLSPGPSPDEAFPLIEKYGATITALVPPLALRWLDAVSTRNYDLSSLQVLQVGGAKFSAEAARRVGPVFQCVLQQVFGMAEGLVNYTRLDDPEEIVVNTQGRPMSELDEIRVVDEEDREVAPGEVGTLLTRGPYTICGYYNAPAHNEKAFTKDGFYRTGDLVSLNSSGYLTVEGRDKDQINRGGEKIAAEEVENHLLAHTSVHDAAIVSMPDDYLGERSCAFVIPRGETPKARELKQFLKDRGLAAYKIPDRVEFMEAFPKTPLGKVSKKALRQLISDKLRASRTVIHK, via the coding sequence ATGTTGAACGGTTTCACTTCATGGCCTAAGAACATGGCTGATTTATATAGAAAAGAAGGCTGTTGGAAAGGTGAAACTTTCGGCAGTATGCTGCGTGAACGTGCAGAAATGTATGGAAGTCGAATCGCTCTTACTGGCGGGGATAGAGTCCTGACTTATGCTGAATTGGATATCCAAGTGGATCGGTTAGCGGCAGGTTTTCAACAGCTTGGAATTAAGAAGATGGATCGGGTGGTGATCCAGCTTCCTAATATTGTGGAATTTTTTGAGGTCTGTTTCGCATTATTTAGGATTGGGGCTCTACCTGTTTACGCGCTTCCGTCACATCGTAGTAACGAAATCGATTACTTTTGCGAGTTCACTGAGGCGGTCGCCTATATTATTCCGGATAAGCACAACGGATTTGATTACAGAACACTAGCCAGAGGGGCGCAAGGGAAAAGTGATACCTTATTGAATGTGATTGTGGCAGGAGAACCTGAGGAGTTCATCTGTTTAGAACGTTTATATGGAGAACCTGCCGATTTAATGGAAACGAATGTTCAACCGAGTGATGTTGCGTTCCTTCAATTATCCGGAGGAAGTACCGGGTTATCCAAATTAATTCCAAGAACGCATGATGATTACATATACAGTTTACGGTTAAGTGCCGATATTTGCGGAATCAATCAAGATAGTATCTATCTTGCGGCCCTTCCTATTGCTCATAACTTTCCAATGAGCTCACCTGGTACGCTGGGTACGCTGTATGGAGGTGGACAGGTTGTTCTTTCACCTGGTCCAAGCCCCGATGAAGCGTTCCCTCTCATTGAAAAATATGGCGCGACGATAACAGCACTTGTTCCTCCACTGGCTTTGAGATGGCTTGATGCCGTTTCAACACGCAATTACGATTTATCCAGCCTTCAGGTCCTTCAAGTTGGAGGAGCAAAGTTTAGTGCTGAAGCGGCGCGTCGTGTAGGTCCAGTATTTCAGTGTGTCTTACAACAAGTATTTGGGATGGCGGAAGGCCTAGTGAACTATACAAGACTTGATGATCCAGAAGAGATTGTCGTGAACACTCAAGGAAGACCCATGTCTGAACTAGATGAAATTCGAGTGGTTGACGAAGAGGATAGGGAAGTAGCACCTGGTGAAGTAGGGACTTTATTAACAAGGGGACCCTATACGATTTGCGGGTATTATAATGCACCGGCCCATAACGAGAAGGCCTTTACTAAAGATGGTTTTTACCGGACAGGTGATTTGGTTAGTTTGAATTCTTCAGGGTACCTGACTGTGGAAGGACGAGATAAGGATCAAATCAATCGAGGCGGCGAAAAAATTGCAGCAGAAGAAGTGGAAAACCACCTGCTGGCCCATACATCTGTTCATGACGCAGCCATTGTTTCCATGCCTGATGACTATCTTGGGGAGCGGTCTTGTGCCTTCGTGATTCCCCGAGGGGAAACGCCTAAAGCTCGAGAACTTAAACAATTCTTAAAAGATAGGGGTTTGGCTGCCTATAAAATTCCCGACCGTGTGGAATTTATGGAGGCCTTTCCTAAAACACCATTAGGCAAAGTGAGTAAGAAAGCATTACGACAACTAATTTCTGATAAGTTACGTGCAAGCCGTACGGTCATTCATAAATAA
- a CDS encoding isochorismatase: MAIPAITPYTMPVESDLPKNKAAWKAEPKRSVLLIHDMQQYFIDFYEKGDSPIPELLKNITTIKNRCMELGIPVVYTAQPGEQDPKDRALLTDFWGPGLDNNPNQTNIVSEVAPTDDDIVLTKWRYSAFKRTNLLELMKEQGRDQLIICGVYAHIGCLLTASEAFMQDIESFLVADAVADFSLEEHKMAIKYAAERCAFTTSTSQLLDQLEAPEQEGTNRTLEEVRTLIFELLGEDPSEGLDDHEDLIDRGMDSIRMMSLVEMLREKGADINFMQLAEKPTIAAWGNLLTSKKVLA, translated from the coding sequence ATGGCTATTCCTGCTATCACACCATATACAATGCCTGTTGAATCTGATTTACCAAAAAATAAAGCAGCATGGAAAGCGGAACCGAAACGTTCAGTTCTTCTCATTCATGACATGCAGCAATATTTTATCGATTTTTATGAAAAAGGCGATTCACCCATACCAGAATTACTTAAGAATATAACAACCATTAAGAATCGTTGTATGGAATTAGGAATCCCGGTTGTTTATACGGCTCAGCCTGGAGAACAAGATCCTAAGGACCGTGCACTTTTAACTGATTTCTGGGGGCCGGGACTCGATAATAATCCAAACCAAACAAATATTGTGAGCGAGGTTGCTCCAACGGACGATGACATCGTGTTAACTAAATGGAGATACAGCGCATTTAAAAGAACTAATCTTCTTGAATTAATGAAAGAACAGGGTCGTGATCAACTTATTATTTGCGGAGTATATGCTCATATCGGCTGCCTCTTAACCGCAAGTGAAGCGTTTATGCAGGATATAGAATCCTTTTTAGTAGCAGATGCTGTAGCAGATTTTTCTTTGGAAGAGCATAAAATGGCCATAAAATATGCAGCAGAACGATGCGCGTTTACCACTTCAACCAGTCAATTACTTGACCAGCTAGAAGCTCCTGAACAGGAAGGAACCAATCGGACGTTGGAGGAAGTAAGAACGCTTATTTTTGAACTTCTTGGCGAAGATCCTTCTGAAGGTCTCGATGATCATGAGGATTTAATTGACAGAGGGATGGACTCTATTCGCATGATGAGCCTTGTGGAAATGTTGAGAGAAAAAGGGGCAGACATAAATTTCATGCAGTTGGCTGAAAAACCAACGATTGCTGCTTGGGGGAATCTGTTGACCTCTAAAAAAGTTTTAGCTTGA